One segment of Chloroflexota bacterium DNA contains the following:
- a CDS encoding glycosyltransferase family 4 protein — protein sequence MRVLYFSEALVPPFDEGIKKASWLLLRALRGSHDVLALTSRGEGMPDAGVHRVRANRLLLSADLARRVRPFKPEYTLYVPTACATLFSFVRARVLAAYARTPVALIAFQPRRYGRLARLVIPLLRAGPVWAQGQATAAPLREMGCDVRILPPAVDTDTFVPADAARRRALRAQYGLAPDVPLVFHAGHILPNRNIRALASLQRALQGAAQVLVLGSSAFGVDEALVRALEDAGAIVITRYVERLAELYQMADCYVFPVHSAQGSVEIPLSVLEAMACNLPVVSTPFGELPRLFPQGNGLRYVSDDAELANAVRQALAERSASTRARVQPYSWAAAARLLIPGGTP from the coding sequence ATGCGCGTGTTGTATTTCTCCGAGGCGCTGGTGCCGCCCTTTGACGAGGGCATCAAGAAGGCGTCCTGGCTTTTGCTCAGGGCGCTGCGGGGTTCGCACGATGTGCTGGCGCTCACGAGCAGGGGCGAGGGCATGCCGGATGCGGGCGTGCATCGCGTGCGGGCCAACCGTCTGCTTCTCAGCGCCGACCTCGCGCGGCGCGTGCGCCCGTTCAAGCCCGAGTACACCCTGTACGTCCCGACGGCGTGCGCCACGCTGTTCAGTTTTGTGCGCGCCCGCGTCCTCGCGGCCTATGCCCGAACGCCGGTCGCGCTCATCGCGTTCCAGCCGCGCCGGTACGGGCGCCTGGCGCGGCTTGTCATCCCGCTGCTGCGCGCCGGCCCCGTGTGGGCGCAAGGGCAGGCCACCGCAGCCCCCCTGCGCGAAATGGGGTGCGACGTGCGCATCCTGCCGCCCGCCGTGGACACCGATACGTTCGTCCCGGCCGACGCCGCCCGACGGCGCGCGCTTCGGGCGCAGTATGGGCTGGCCCCCGATGTGCCCCTCGTGTTCCACGCCGGGCACATCCTGCCCAACCGAAACATCCGCGCGCTGGCGTCGCTCCAGCGGGCATTGCAGGGCGCGGCTCAAGTCCTGGTCTTGGGGAGTTCGGCGTTCGGCGTGGACGAGGCGCTGGTGCGCGCGCTGGAGGATGCGGGGGCTATCGTTATCACCCGCTACGTGGAGCGCCTGGCCGAGTTGTACCAGATGGCCGACTGCTATGTGTTCCCCGTGCATTCGGCGCAGGGCAGCGTGGAAATTCCCCTGTCGGTGTTGGAGGCGATGGCGTGCAACCTGCCCGTCGTGAGCACGCCTTTCGGCGAACTCCCGCGGCTGTTCCCGCAGGGCAACGGCCTGCGCTACGTCTCGGACGACGCGGAACTAGCCAATGCGGTGCGGCAGGCGCTGGCCGAGAGGTCGGCGAGCACCCGCGCCCGTGTGCAGCCGTACAGTTGGGCCGCCGCCGCGCGCCTGCTTATCCCCGGAGGGACTCCATGA
- a CDS encoding glycosyltransferase family 4 protein: MSRPLRVALAIMYPLDASRRSGGLQAVACDLVRGFKAVDGLELHVVHCTKEVEADRVVQDGPVFVHYLHAPRRRVVPNMLTSVWKLRREFRRIQPDVVNAHMGHYAAAGILAGFPTVLTIHGIVWREAEIFRKTWFDRLRYRAATLFDRFAVQRVRRVVAINPYVRREYRAENDPRWTEIPIPVSEDYFAVPDRTVPGRILCAGTVTELKNGLALLQALKLVRERVPEAHVHFAGRIDDRPYLKRMEAYAAENGLTEAVAFRGLIPYDETLRAYSECAVLALTSRQESSPRVILEAAAAGKPSVAVRVGSVPDMIEDGVSGYVVPQDDIPSLADRLVRALTDEPLRRRMGAAARQRVKERYSLRHVVARYVDLYRQVAQGG, from the coding sequence GTGAGCAGGCCCCTGCGCGTTGCGCTTGCCATCATGTATCCGCTGGATGCCTCGCGGCGGTCCGGGGGGCTGCAAGCCGTCGCGTGCGATTTGGTGCGCGGGTTCAAGGCGGTGGACGGCCTGGAACTCCACGTGGTTCACTGCACGAAGGAGGTAGAGGCCGACCGCGTCGTGCAGGATGGCCCGGTGTTCGTGCACTATCTCCATGCGCCGCGCCGTCGCGTGGTGCCGAACATGCTCACGTCCGTCTGGAAACTTCGCCGCGAGTTCCGTCGCATCCAGCCGGATGTGGTCAACGCGCACATGGGCCACTACGCGGCGGCGGGCATCCTGGCAGGATTCCCGACGGTGCTCACCATTCACGGCATCGTGTGGCGCGAGGCCGAGATATTCCGAAAGACGTGGTTTGACCGCCTGCGCTACCGCGCGGCGACGCTGTTTGACCGATTCGCCGTGCAGCGGGTGCGCAGGGTGGTGGCCATCAACCCCTACGTGCGCAGGGAGTACCGCGCTGAAAACGACCCACGGTGGACCGAAATCCCCATCCCCGTCTCCGAGGACTACTTTGCCGTTCCCGACCGCACCGTCCCCGGCCGCATCCTGTGCGCGGGAACCGTTACCGAACTCAAGAATGGGCTGGCGTTGCTCCAGGCGCTGAAACTCGTGCGCGAGCGGGTGCCCGAGGCCCATGTCCACTTCGCCGGCCGCATAGACGACCGCCCGTATCTCAAGCGGATGGAGGCTTACGCGGCCGAGAACGGCCTGACCGAGGCGGTGGCGTTTCGGGGGCTGATCCCCTACGATGAGACGCTGCGCGCCTATTCGGAGTGCGCCGTGCTGGCGCTGACATCGCGGCAGGAGTCCTCGCCGCGCGTGATCCTGGAAGCGGCGGCTGCCGGGAAGCCATCCGTGGCGGTGCGCGTGGGCAGCGTGCCCGATATGATAGAGGACGGCGTGAGCGGGTACGTCGTGCCGCAGGATGACATCCCAAGCCTGGCCGACCGGCTGGTACGCGCGCTGACCGATGAGCCGCTGCGCCGCCGCATGGGGGCCGCTGCCAGGCAGCGCGTGAAGGAGCGCTACAGCCTGCGCCATGTCGTCGCGCGCTATGTGGATCTGTACCGCCAGGTGGCGCAGGGAGGGTGA
- a CDS encoding class I SAM-dependent methyltransferase, protein MKIKPDWYQWLHAYRTREMDIIFRDCPDGVFAEGLELGAGDGFQSALLVKYVRRLIATDLNPAILSLPSHDAVDYQVLDAEEVGDAFPPGSFDLVFSSNLLEHLPAPQRALTGIHRVLKDDGVTIHVVPSPFWKLCELLLYFPNHIIVLLEQVLARGGGRVLADKVRRHTPTGHAPAPVAPDADNNPKTRKRPHSFLYRWFIPETHGVSLGHLEEFRAFRKSRWLAEFRKADLEVVAVRKGPVASGYGFGLNTLRRWLERLGFTSEYIYVAKKRGQSSPYVRYFAPRRGRAS, encoded by the coding sequence GTGAAAATCAAGCCCGATTGGTATCAGTGGCTACATGCCTACCGAACCAGGGAGATGGACATCATCTTCCGCGACTGCCCGGATGGAGTGTTCGCGGAGGGGCTGGAACTGGGGGCGGGCGATGGGTTCCAGAGCGCCCTTCTGGTGAAGTACGTGCGCCGACTCATTGCTACGGACCTCAACCCGGCCATCTTGAGCCTGCCCTCGCACGATGCAGTGGACTACCAGGTGCTGGACGCCGAAGAGGTCGGCGACGCTTTTCCGCCAGGGTCGTTTGACCTGGTGTTCTCATCCAACCTGCTGGAGCATCTGCCTGCGCCGCAGCGCGCCCTGACAGGCATCCACCGGGTGCTGAAGGACGATGGGGTAACGATTCACGTCGTCCCCAGCCCGTTTTGGAAACTCTGCGAACTGTTGCTGTACTTCCCGAATCACATCATCGTCCTTCTTGAACAGGTGCTTGCGCGGGGCGGGGGTCGGGTGCTGGCCGATAAGGTGCGCCGCCACACGCCCACAGGCCACGCGCCAGCGCCCGTGGCCCCGGACGCCGACAACAACCCGAAGACGCGCAAGCGCCCGCATTCGTTCCTGTACCGCTGGTTCATCCCGGAGACGCACGGCGTGTCATTGGGCCATCTGGAGGAGTTCCGGGCTTTTCGCAAGTCCCGGTGGCTGGCCGAGTTCCGCAAGGCCGACTTGGAGGTCGTGGCCGTGAGGAAGGGGCCTGTCGCGTCGGGCTACGGGTTTGGGCTGAATACCCTGCGGCGCTGGCTGGAGCGCCTGGGCTTCACGTCGGAGTACATCTACGTGGCCAAGAAGCGCGGGCAGTCCAGCCCCTACGTCCGCTATTTCGCGCCGCGCCGGGGGAGGGCGTCGTGA
- a CDS encoding glycosyltransferase family 4 protein, with the protein MKVLILSPFPLDWERAHGGVESTVMYFLDGAAAHADVSLHVVTSLPSVRSPESRMRGAVRITYVPRLRWGRAVGYAGDFRAIRRIVDEEQPDLVHGQGTTFYAGAALASGAPAVITAHGVAFREFAYVRGLSQRARGLWDAWYERRCLRRTRYLIAIAPYVAREFAPWTRARVWFVPNAISERFFGLSRAPEPHTILFAGVVSPRKAVCELVEAVAGVRRHVPGVRLRIAGDVRQFPGYVAQVRRLVAQHGLEDSVQLLGPLPEAGILAEYARAAVLALPSWQETLPAAVAQAMAAGVPVVSTAVGGVPDIIQDGVHGLLVRPGDVAGLRDALARVLSDGALAASLADAARAYAEENFRNAVVARRVLDVYADVLRLERGGERSTSP; encoded by the coding sequence GTGAAGGTTTTGATTCTAAGCCCATTCCCGCTGGATTGGGAACGCGCTCACGGGGGCGTGGAGTCCACGGTCATGTACTTTCTGGACGGCGCGGCGGCCCATGCCGACGTGAGCCTGCACGTGGTTACGTCGCTGCCCTCGGTGCGCTCGCCCGAATCTCGCATGCGCGGCGCGGTGAGAATTACCTACGTGCCTCGGCTCCGGTGGGGTCGGGCGGTGGGCTACGCTGGCGACTTTCGGGCCATCCGCCGCATCGTGGACGAGGAGCAGCCTGACCTGGTGCACGGGCAGGGGACGACGTTCTACGCGGGCGCGGCGCTGGCTTCGGGCGCGCCTGCCGTGATCACCGCGCACGGGGTAGCCTTCCGCGAGTTCGCGTATGTGCGCGGGCTTTCGCAGCGCGCACGGGGCCTCTGGGACGCCTGGTACGAGCGGCGGTGTCTCCGCCGAACGCGCTACCTCATCGCCATCGCGCCCTACGTGGCCCGCGAGTTCGCCCCCTGGACCCGCGCCCGCGTCTGGTTTGTGCCCAATGCCATCTCCGAGCGGTTCTTCGGACTGTCGCGTGCGCCCGAACCGCACACGATTCTGTTCGCCGGCGTGGTCAGCCCCCGCAAGGCTGTGTGCGAGTTGGTGGAGGCGGTCGCGGGCGTTCGTCGGCATGTGCCCGGCGTGCGCCTGCGGATTGCGGGCGACGTCCGTCAGTTTCCGGGCTACGTCGCGCAGGTGCGTCGCCTGGTGGCCCAGCACGGCCTGGAGGACAGCGTCCAGTTGCTGGGCCCGTTGCCCGAGGCCGGCATCCTGGCGGAATACGCCCGCGCCGCCGTGTTGGCGTTGCCCTCGTGGCAGGAGACGCTGCCCGCCGCCGTGGCCCAGGCCATGGCCGCGGGCGTGCCGGTGGTGAGCACGGCCGTCGGGGGCGTTCCCGACATCATCCAGGATGGCGTGCACGGGTTGCTGGTGCGGCCGGGGGACGTTGCCGGCCTGCGGGACGCGCTGGCGCGGGTGCTGTCCGATGGCGCGTTGGCCGCATCGCTGGCGGATGCTGCCCGAGCCTACGCGGAGGAGAACTTCCGCAACGCCGTGGTCGCCAGGCGCGTCCTGGATGTCTATGCCGATGTCCTGCGCCTGGAGCGGGGCGGCGAAAGGAGTACCTCGCCGTGA
- a CDS encoding O-antigen ligase family protein produces MIRRLEWLSGDGRVLRLIGRIALVAVALGLGYALGVLLVSPQYATVVTAVGVAFCLGAVVVDPKMGMLLWMIVAPYARFIPLDIQLGHGIPDLKLSRLVTLVLLALWAAQVAIGRRKLSRVIWSDIFMALFAVFTLISYSGAPMSTNKALQNYWDIWLVPVVAYFLARQLFSTERDVKRIAIAIAVVGLYLAVLATHEQMTGITLFYPEDRSVIYSTHVRRVVNLLGNPAFTAVCLAMAAPLAARGMIESKTRGRRLVWLGVLLALAVGSFMCYNRSGWAAFIASLLVMLPFYPRFRKIFLPVFITAVVLLVVTWGVVSATPAIRERLQAEGPIIWRMQVLGTAWKMIKAHPFTGVGQGNFAALYTLYARGAAYQYADPNARVLMSPHNSLVYILVHGGLVTLVPYLGFLLSAFWVTVRFYRSIADEKARSLIVATWGAFVAYLLPGMAGDTVIFAFGAVLFYVLVGGVLGWILGGGQALIVPKKSAEGAA; encoded by the coding sequence ATGATTCGTAGGTTGGAGTGGCTTTCCGGCGATGGCAGGGTGCTTCGCCTTATCGGGCGGATCGCGCTCGTTGCCGTCGCGCTGGGTTTGGGATATGCGCTGGGGGTTCTGCTGGTGTCCCCGCAGTACGCCACGGTGGTTACCGCCGTTGGCGTGGCGTTCTGCCTGGGGGCCGTCGTCGTGGATCCGAAGATGGGGATGCTGCTGTGGATGATCGTCGCGCCCTATGCGCGGTTCATCCCGCTGGACATCCAGTTGGGGCACGGCATCCCCGACCTCAAACTGAGCCGCCTGGTTACGCTGGTGTTGCTGGCGCTGTGGGCGGCGCAGGTGGCCATCGGAAGGCGCAAGTTGTCCCGCGTCATCTGGAGCGACATCTTCATGGCGCTCTTCGCGGTCTTCACCCTCATCAGTTATTCGGGAGCGCCCATGTCCACCAACAAGGCGCTGCAGAACTACTGGGACATCTGGCTGGTGCCGGTGGTGGCCTATTTCCTTGCGCGGCAGTTGTTCTCCACCGAGCGCGACGTCAAGCGCATCGCCATTGCCATCGCCGTCGTGGGGCTGTACCTGGCAGTGCTGGCCACCCACGAGCAGATGACGGGGATTACCCTGTTTTACCCCGAAGACCGCAGCGTTATCTACTCCACCCACGTGCGCCGCGTCGTCAATTTGCTGGGCAACCCCGCGTTCACGGCGGTGTGCCTGGCGATGGCGGCTCCCCTTGCGGCCCGCGGCATGATTGAGAGCAAGACGCGAGGGCGGCGCCTGGTGTGGCTGGGCGTGCTGCTGGCGCTCGCGGTGGGGTCGTTCATGTGCTACAACCGCTCGGGGTGGGCCGCTTTCATCGCCAGTCTGCTGGTGATGTTGCCCTTCTACCCCCGTTTCCGCAAGATTTTCCTGCCGGTGTTCATTACGGCGGTCGTGCTGTTGGTTGTAACCTGGGGGGTGGTCAGCGCGACGCCGGCCATCCGCGAACGCCTGCAAGCCGAAGGGCCCATCATCTGGCGCATGCAGGTGCTGGGAACCGCGTGGAAGATGATCAAGGCGCACCCGTTCACCGGCGTGGGGCAGGGGAACTTCGCGGCGCTGTACACGCTGTACGCGCGGGGAGCGGCGTATCAGTACGCGGACCCGAACGCGCGGGTGCTCATGTCGCCGCACAATTCGCTGGTGTACATCCTGGTTCACGGCGGACTGGTGACCCTCGTCCCGTACTTGGGGTTCCTGCTATCGGCATTCTGGGTTACGGTTCGGTTCTACCGCAGCATCGCCGACGAGAAGGCGCGAAGCCTCATCGTGGCGACGTGGGGCGCGTTCGTGGCCTATCTCCTGCCCGGCATGGCGGGGGATACGGTGATTTTCGCATTTGGCGCGGTGCTGTTCTACGTGCTGGTCGGCGGCGTCCTGGGGTGGATTCTGGGAGGCGGGCAGGCTCTCATCGTGCCGAAGAAGTCGGCAGAGGGGGCGGCGTGA
- a CDS encoding glycosyltransferase family 4 protein: MRRVLLVDKAPQIGGSLISLHHLVRGLDRTRFEPIVLVAEGNPFADRFAALGVQVLTRPWANTPPQTPGLLKGITQTSAARKLRDWEWGRRLYHSAGFLAKHLPRILERAEAFAKLVYEVKPDWVHVNDGIPFNRGEILGALWARVPVVCHVRSFEPPTRFDRLLLPRVAAYIFISRAIADWLVDTGAPMRKWYVVYNGVDLTEFPDLAGERPRIRAELGLPQDAFVVALLGRMVPWKGHEVFLDAMERLLPEHPRLFGCIAGEGWRGSDFEQRLRARVESGPLKGRVVFAGFRADVPALLQSVDALAHTSIEPEPFGRVIVEAMAARLAIVATAAGAVPEILEDGRTGLLVPPGDAERLALALQRLMREPDLRQRLAAAARREVEARFTVQRYVAGVQAVYEELQ, from the coding sequence ATGCGGCGCGTGTTGCTTGTGGACAAGGCCCCCCAGATCGGCGGGTCTCTCATCAGCCTGCATCACCTGGTGCGCGGGCTGGATCGGACGCGGTTTGAGCCCATCGTCCTCGTGGCAGAGGGCAACCCGTTCGCCGATCGGTTCGCGGCGCTAGGGGTGCAGGTGCTCACCCGTCCGTGGGCCAACACGCCGCCTCAGACTCCTGGCCTGCTGAAGGGGATAACGCAGACTTCGGCGGCGCGGAAGTTGCGCGACTGGGAATGGGGCCGCCGCCTGTACCACAGCGCGGGCTTCCTGGCCAAGCACCTACCGCGCATTCTGGAGAGGGCAGAGGCGTTTGCCAAACTTGTGTACGAGGTGAAGCCCGACTGGGTGCATGTGAACGACGGCATTCCGTTCAACCGCGGCGAGATTCTCGGCGCGCTGTGGGCGCGGGTGCCGGTGGTGTGCCACGTGCGTTCCTTTGAGCCGCCGACCCGCTTTGACCGCCTGCTGCTGCCGCGCGTGGCGGCCTATATCTTCATCTCCAGGGCCATTGCGGACTGGCTCGTGGACACCGGCGCGCCCATGCGCAAATGGTATGTCGTTTACAACGGCGTGGACCTGACGGAGTTCCCGGACCTTGCGGGCGAGCGCCCTCGCATTCGGGCGGAGTTGGGCCTGCCCCAGGACGCCTTCGTGGTGGCGCTGCTGGGGCGCATGGTGCCCTGGAAGGGGCATGAGGTGTTCCTGGACGCGATGGAGCGGCTGCTTCCGGAGCACCCTCGCCTGTTCGGCTGCATCGCGGGCGAGGGCTGGCGCGGCAGCGACTTTGAGCAGAGACTGCGCGCCCGGGTGGAGTCTGGGCCGTTGAAGGGGCGCGTAGTCTTCGCGGGCTTCCGGGCGGATGTGCCTGCGCTCCTGCAATCGGTGGACGCGCTGGCCCACACGTCCATAGAGCCGGAGCCGTTCGGCCGCGTGATCGTGGAGGCGATGGCGGCGCGGTTGGCGATTGTGGCCACCGCCGCCGGGGCCGTGCCCGAAATCCTGGAGGACGGGCGGACGGGCCTTCTCGTGCCGCCGGGGGACGCGGAGCGCCTGGCCCTGGCGTTGCAGCGGCTGATGCGCGAGCCGGACTTGCGCCAGCGCCTGGCTGCCGCCGCCCGCCGCGAGGTAGAGGCGAGGTTCACGGTGCAACGGTACGTGGCGGGGGTTCAGGCTGTGTACGAGGAGTTGCAATGA